Proteins co-encoded in one Carassius gibelio isolate Cgi1373 ecotype wild population from Czech Republic chromosome A15, carGib1.2-hapl.c, whole genome shotgun sequence genomic window:
- the LOC128029454 gene encoding L-amino-acid oxidase-like, with product MLKNFSLCKYLLALMVFAYHAGGNLEEDPLFKCLQDSDYNYLLKLTEQGLPPAKNPQRVIIIGAGAAGLTAAKFLEDAGHKVTIIEASDRIGGRILTHRDEEGWYAELGAMRIPHFHKILTTFATKLGLTFGPFKQDDDNTYYFINGFRYKTYTVKQNPDVLKYPVCDWEKGKSARELFDKALGKLKDDLQRMGCEKMLNKYDSYSVKEYLVNVGNLSRGALRMIGDILNENSFFYTALTEMLYIQCDISDNETYHEFKGGFELFPKAFYTVLNSTILKNSKVQAISQMQDNVTVLYEDRRNHGTLTSITADYVLVTATAKATLLIDFKPPLSVEKMEALRALHYSSSTKVVLSFSKKFWEDDGIHGGKSITDLPSRFIHYPSHNSSGISGGAVLASYTSSDDAAFLQTINEEDLKDLVLSDLVKIHGEHIRQLYTGGVVKKWGMDPYSHGAFAIFTPFQMRDYSMSIVQNEGRIYFAGEHTARPHGWIETAMKSALRASDKINNNAM from the exons ATGTTGAAAAACTTTAGCCTGTGCAAATACT TGCTGGCACTGATGGTTTTCGCCTATCATGCTGGAGGAAATTTGGAAGAAGATCCCCTTTTCAAATGCTTACAAGACTCTGATTATAATTACCTTCTGAAGCTAACAGAACAAGGTCTACCTCCAGCGAAGAACCCTCAGCGTGTGATAATCATCGGAGCAGGTGCTGCTGGACTCACTGCTGCCAAGTTCCTGGAGGATGCGGGACACAAG GTGACGATTATTGAGGCAAGTGACCGCATAGGTGGCAGAATTCTAACACACAGGGACGAAGAGGGCTGGTATGCAGAACTTGGTGCCATGAGGATCCCACATTTCCACAA GATTCTCACGACTTTTGCAACGAAGCTGGGCCTGACGTTTGGACCCTTTAAACAGGACGACGACAAcacttattattttataaacGGATTTCGCTATAAAACCTACACTGTAAAGCAGAATCCAGATGTTCTGAAGTACCCTGTGTGTGACTGGGAGAAGGGCAAAAGTGCCAGAGAACTGTTTGACAAGGCTTTGGGCAAG TTAAAAGATGATCTGCAGAGAATGGGCTGTGAgaagatgttaaataaatatgattcATACTCAGTTAAG GAGTATTTAGTGAATGTGGGAAATTTGAGCAGAGGGGCTTTGCGGATGATTGGCGATATTCTGAATGAGAACAGCTTCTTCTACACGGCCCTCACTGAGATGCTCTACATCCAGTGTGATATAAGTGACAATGAAAC GTATCATGAATTTAAAGGTGGCTTTGAATTATTCCCTAAAGCGTTCTACACTGTGCTAAATAGCACAATTCTTAAGAACTCAAAAGTCCAGGCCATCAGTCAAATGCAGGACAATGTGACAGTTTTGTACGAAGACAGGCGTAACCACGGCACCCTGACAAGCATTACTGCTGATTATGTGTTGGTGACGGCCACAGCCAAAGCAACGCTCCTCATTGACTTTAAACCTCCTCTGTCGGTTGAAAAGATGGAAGCACTGCGAGCGCTGCACTATTCCAGCTCCACAAAAGTAGTGCTGAGTTTCAGCAAAAAGTTCTGGGAGGATGATGGCATTCACGGAGGGAAAAGCATCACAGATCTGCCATCACGTTTCATTCACTACCCCAGTCATAATTCCTCTGGTATATCAGGCGGGGCTGTGTTGGCTTCTTACACCTCCTCTGATGATGCTGCATTTCTACAGACTATCAATGAAGAGGACTTGAAGGATCTGGTGTTGAGTGACCTGGTGAAGATCCATGGAGAACACATCCGCCAGCTCTACACCGGGGGTGTTGTGAAAAAGTGGGGAATGGATCCTTACAGCCACGGCGCCTTTGCCATCTTCACTCCATTCCAGATGAGAGACTATAGTATGTCTATAGTCCAGAATGAGGGGAGGATTTACTTTGCAGGAGAACACACGGCCAGACCTCATGGCTGGATTGAAACCGCTATGAAATCTGCTCTGAGAGCttcagataaaataaataacaatgcaATGTAG
- the LOC128029455 gene encoding succinate dehydrogenase [ubiquinone] cytochrome b small subunit B, mitochondrial-like, with amino-acid sequence MAALVHPGDSSALGLMVRIMAALIRISSVCCRGVSPLLFRSSSLIRPLAVQKKDRDCPYLISAKIHATPSSHAGSGSKAASLHWTGERILSIALLGLAPVAYYYPGPAVDYSLAAALTLHGHWGLGQVLTDYVHGDFKIKMANAGLFLLSTVTFAGLCYFNYHDVGICKAVALLWSK; translated from the exons ATGGCAGCATTAGTACATCCGGGTGATTCCAGTGCCCTTGGGTTGATGGTGAGAATCATGGCGGCTCTCATCAGGATAAGTTCTGTTTGCTGCAGAGGTGTCAGTC CTCTGTTGTTTCGCTCTTCCTCCCTCATCAGACCTTTGGCTGTACAGAAGAAGGATCGAGATTGTCCATACTTGATATCAGCTAAGATACATGCTACTCCATCCAGTCATG cggGCTCTGGGTCCAAAGCTGCTTCCCTGCACTGGACAGGAGAGCGCATCCTGAGCATAGCTCTTCTGGGCTTGGCACCTGTTGCATACTATTACCCTGGCCCTGCTGTTGACTACTCTTTAGCAGCAGCACTTACTCTACATGGTCACTG GGGTCTTGGGCAAGTTCTAACAGATTACGTTCACGGAGACTTTAAAATCAAGATGGCTAATGCTGGCCTCTTCCTTCTGTCGACCGTCACCTTCGCTGGCCTGTGCTACTTCAACTACCATGACGTGGGGATTTGCAAAGCTGTGGCCCTCTTGTGGAGTAAATGA